The DNA window CACGTGGTCGCCGATCTCCGTGCGGTGCTTGGAGATGTCGTCGTAGTTCGCCGTGATGGCCCCGGCGCCGAGGTTCACGCCGACCCCGATGGTCGTGTCGCCGATGTACGAGAGGTGCGGCACCTTGCTGCCCTCGCCGATGGTGGAGTTCTTGGTCTCCACGAAGGTGCCGATCTTGCCCTTGTCGCCGAGGTAGGTGCCCGGTCGCAGGTAGGCGAACGGACCGACGGTCGCCCCCGCGCCGATGACGGCCAGCGTGGCGTCGGTGCGGCTGACGACGGCGTCCTCGCCCACCTCGCAGTCCACGAGGCTCGTGTCGGGCCCGACCGTGGCACCCTCGGCGATGGTCGTGGATCGCAGGATCTGGGTGCCGGGCAGCACCGTGACGTCGGGGGCCAGGGTGGCGGTGACGTCGATCCACGTCGTCGCCGGATCGAGGATCGTGACCCCCTCGCGCTGCCAGTGGCGCACGGTGCGCGCGTTGAGCAGGCGCGCGGCCTCGGCCAGCTGCACCCGGTCGTTGACGCCCAGGGCCGCTGCGGCATCGGGAGCCACCGTCGCCGACACCCCCAGCCGGGAGTCGCGCAGCAGGGCCACGACGTCGGTCAGGTACTTCTCCCCCTGCGCGTTGGCGGTGCCGACGAGCGCGAGATGCGAGCGCAGGGATGCCGTGCGGAAGACGTAGACGCCGGCGTTGATCTCGCCGACGGCCGCCTCCTCGGCGGTGGCGTCCTTCTGCTCCACGATGCGGTGCACCTCGCCTGCGTCGTCGCGCAGCACGCGACCGTAGCCGGAGGCGTCGTCGAGCCGGGCGCTGAGGAGGGTGACGGCGGCGCCGCCCTCGCGGTGCGCGCGCACGAGGTCGGTGAGCGTGGCGGTCTCGAGGAGCGGCACGTCGCCGCTCAGCACGAGCACGTCGCCCTCGAACTCCGACAGCGCCTCCAGCGCCACCTCGACGGCGCGTCCGGTGCCGGGCACGTCGTCCTGGTCGACGACCTGCACACCCGGGAACTCCGTCACGACGGCGTCGGCGACGAGGTCGCGCTCGTGGCGCACGACCACGAGCATGCGCTCGGGCTCCAGCTCGAGGGCGGTCGCGAGCACGTGGCCCACGAGCGCGCGCCCGCCGATGCGGTGGAGCACCTTGGGCGTGCGGGACTTCATGCGCGTGCCCTGGCCTGCGGCGAGGACGATGACGGCGAGCGGGGTGGCGGTGATGTCGGACATGCTCCGCCGCCAGGATTCGAACCTGGACCGAACAGCTCCAAAGGCTGTCGTGCTGCCGTTACACTACGGCGGACCGTGCGGCCGGGACACGGACGCGCGTCAAGTCTGCCAGTCCCGCCCCCCAGTCGATAATGGAGCCATGGCGAACACCAGCGACGAGGTCGACCGCATCGTCGAGGCGTGGATCGCCCAGCGACCCGACCTCGACTTCTCGCCGCTGGAGGTCCTGTCCCGCGTCGATCGGCTCTCCCGGCACCTCGACCGCGCACGCCGCGACGCCTTCCGCCGCAGCGAGCTCGAGCCGTGGGAGTGGGACGTGCTGTCGGCCCTGCGCCGCGCGGGCGAGGACTACCAGCTCAGCCCGAAGCAGCTGCTGCAGCAGACGCTCGTCTCGAGCGGCACCATGACCAACCGGATCGACCGGCTGGTGGCACGCCGGCTCGTCAGGCGCGAAGCCGACCCCGACGACGGGCGCAGCATCCTGGTCACCCTCACCGATGACGGGCGCATCCGCGTGGACGCCGCCATCACGCGTCTCGTCGACGCCGAGGCCCTGCTGCTGGACAGCCTGTCCAGGGCCGACAGGGACCGCCTCGCCGGCCTGCTCCGCAAGCTCAGCCTGGGGTTCGACGCGTGAGCGCCGAGGATCCGGCCGCCGACGCGCAGGCCACCGACGCGCAGCCCGCGGATGCGCACACAACCGAGCCGGGGCATCCCGCCGCTCCTCACGCGCACCGGCCCCGCAAGGGCTTCGCCCACTGGTTCGACCGGCGCTTCCGCAGCTCGGTGTCGATCTACGGTCTCGTCGTCTACGCCGCCCTGATCACGATCAACGCCGACCACGCCGAGAGCGTGTGGGACATCCTGTGGCCGGCCTTCAGCACGCTGGTGGTCTTCTTCATCGCCCACACGTTCGCCCACACGCTGACCGACCATGGCGAGCGGGGTCTGTGGAAGGCGACGCGACACGCGATGCGGCACGCGTCCGGCATGCTCTACGCGGCCGTGCCCGCCTCGCTGGTCCTGCTGATCGCCGTCTTCGAGGAGGCCTCGGTCGACGACGCCTTCCGCGCGGCGATCTGGACGACGACGATCGTCCTCGGCCTGCTCGGCTTCTTCGCCTACGGCCGTCGCGGGGCGTCCGTGTTCGTGCGCGTGCTCGGCGGCGTCGGCACGGCGCTCCTGGGGCTGATCATCGTCCTGCTGGAGTACGCCTTCCACTGACGACCGCGGCGGCGCTCAGCCGATCTCCTCCGTCAGAACGAACCAGCGCTCCTCCATGGCCGCGACGTCCGTCTCGGCGGCCGTGATGCGGGCCATCCGCGCCGCGAGCCCCTCGTAGTCGGCGTGGTCGTGCTCCGCGAGCGCGGCGCGCGCGGCGTCCACCTCGCCCTGCACCTTGCCGATGCGCCGCTCGAGCGCGGCGACCTCCTTCTTCGCGGTGCGCAGGTCGGCACCCGAGAGTCCGGAGGCGGGGCCTGCCGCGGCCGATCCGGCGGAAGACGTCGGCGCGGCATCCTGCAGCGCGCGGAGGCGCAGGTACTCGTCGACGCCGCCGGGCAGGTGCCGCAGCCGGGCGTCGAGGATCGCGAACTGGTTGTCGGTCACGCGCTCGAGGAAGTAGCGGTCGTGCGAGACGACGATGAGCGTGCCGGGCCAGGAGTCGAGCAGGTCCTCCATCGCCGCGAGCATGTCGGTGTCGAGGTCGTTCGTCGGCTCGTCGAGGATCAGCACATTGGGCTGCTCGAGCAGGATGAGCAGCAGCTGCAGGCGGCGCTTCTGCCCGCCCGAGAGGTCCTTGACCGGCGTGGAGAGCTGCGCCGAGGAGAAGCCGAGGCGCTCCAGAAGCTGGCCGGGCGTGAGTTCCTGCGTCTTCGAGCCCGTGCCGAACGAGTAGCTGGTGCGCAGGCGCTCCAGCACGACGCGCACGGGGTCGTTCAGGTGCGCCTCGAGCTCGTCCAGGCGCTGCGTCAGGGTCGCCACCTTGACGGTCTTGCCGCGCTTCACGCGGCCCTCGGTGGGAGCGAGCGAACCGGCCACCAGGCCGAGGAGCGTGGACTTGCCCGCGCCGTTGACGCCGAGGATGCCGGTGCGCTCCCCGGGGGCGATGCGCCACTCGACATCGCGCAGGACGGTGTGGTCGCCGTAGCTGACGCCGGCGTCGAGGAGGTCGACGACGTCTTTGCCGAGGCGGGACAGGGCGAGGGACTGCAGCGCCGTCTTGTCGCGGATCTCGGGCACGTCCTCGATGAGCGCGTTCGCGGCGTCGATGCGGAAGCGGGGCTTGGAGGTGCGTGCCGGCGCCCCGCGGCGGAGCCACGCCAGCTCCTTGCGGGCGAGGTTCTGCCGTCGCGCCTCGGACGAGGCCGCCATGCGGTCGCGCTCGACGCGCTGCAGGATGTACGCGGCGTAGCCGCCCTCGAAAGCCTCGACGATGCGGTCGTGCACCTCCCACGTCATGGTGCAGACCTCGTCGAGGAACCACCGGTCGTGCGTCACGACCAGGAGGCCGCCCGAACCGGCGGGCCAGCGTCGCTTGAGGTGGCCGGCGAGCCAGGTGATGGCCTCGACGTCGAGGTGGTTCGTGGGCTCGTCGAGGAACATGACGTCCCAGTCCTGCGCGAGCAGATGCGCGAGGGCGACGCGGCGGCGCTGTCCGCCGGAGAGGTCGCCGAGCCTCGACTCCCACGGAAGGTCTCCGAGGAGCCCGGCCAGCACATCACGCGTGCGGGCGTCGCCGGCCCACTCGTGCTCCGGGCGGTCGCCCACGACGGCCGAGCGGATCGTGTCGTCGTCGGCGAGGGTGTCGGCCTGGTCGAGGACGCCGACCCGCACGCCGCCCCGCACCGTGACGCGGCCGCCGTCGGGCTCGACGAGCCCGGCGAGCATGCCGAGGAGCGTGGACTTCCCGTCGCCGTTGCGCCCGACGATGCCGATGCGGTCGCCCTCCGCGATGCCGAGGGTGACGGAGTCGAACACGACCTTCGTCGGATACTCCAGATGCAGGGATTCGCCCCCGAGAAGATGCGCCATATCCTTCCCAGGCTAGGCGAGAAAGCCGGGAGGCCGCCCCGCGGGTGCGGGACGGCCTCTCGGTGAAGCGGTGGCGGGCGCCGGTCAGAGCAGCCCGGCCTCCTTCAGCCAGTCGGCGGCGGCGGTGTTCGCGGACGCCTGCTCGTCACCCTCGACACGGTCGCGGAGCGTGATGAGGTCGTCGGTCGTGAGCTTCGCGGAGACGGCGTCCAGCACCTCCTTGAGCTCGGGGGTGTCGATGGAGGAGCTCAGGAGCGGGATCACGTTCTGGGCCGCGATCAGGTTCTCCGGGTCTTCGAGCACCGTGAGGTTCTCGGCTTTGAGGGCCGGCGACGTCGTGTAGATGTCGGCCACCTGCACCGTGTTGTCCACGAGCGCCTTGACCGTGTCGGGTCCGCCGAAGTCCTCGTAGGGCACGAAGGTGACCTGGTCGACGCCGTAGACCGACGCGAGGCCCGGGAGGCCGTAGCCGAGCTCGGCGAACTGCGGGTTGGCGCCCAGGGTCAGCGGCTGCACCTTGGAGAGGTCGCCGATCGAGGTCAGGCCGTTGGCCGTGGCGTAGTCGCTGGTGACGACATAGGCGTCCTTGTCCTCGGCCTCGGCGGACGAGTAGACCGTCAGCTCGTCGGCCGCGACCGCATCGGTCAGGGCGCTGTCGACGTCCTC is part of the Microbacterium lemovicicum genome and encodes:
- a CDS encoding MarR family winged helix-turn-helix transcriptional regulator, translated to MANTSDEVDRIVEAWIAQRPDLDFSPLEVLSRVDRLSRHLDRARRDAFRRSELEPWEWDVLSALRRAGEDYQLSPKQLLQQTLVSSGTMTNRIDRLVARRLVRREADPDDGRSILVTLTDDGRIRVDAAITRLVDAEALLLDSLSRADRDRLAGLLRKLSLGFDA
- a CDS encoding ABC-F family ATP-binding cassette domain-containing protein; the encoded protein is MAHLLGGESLHLEYPTKVVFDSVTLGIAEGDRIGIVGRNGDGKSTLLGMLAGLVEPDGGRVTVRGGVRVGVLDQADTLADDDTIRSAVVGDRPEHEWAGDARTRDVLAGLLGDLPWESRLGDLSGGQRRRVALAHLLAQDWDVMFLDEPTNHLDVEAITWLAGHLKRRWPAGSGGLLVVTHDRWFLDEVCTMTWEVHDRIVEAFEGGYAAYILQRVERDRMAASSEARRQNLARKELAWLRRGAPARTSKPRFRIDAANALIEDVPEIRDKTALQSLALSRLGKDVVDLLDAGVSYGDHTVLRDVEWRIAPGERTGILGVNGAGKSTLLGLVAGSLAPTEGRVKRGKTVKVATLTQRLDELEAHLNDPVRVVLERLRTSYSFGTGSKTQELTPGQLLERLGFSSAQLSTPVKDLSGGQKRRLQLLLILLEQPNVLILDEPTNDLDTDMLAAMEDLLDSWPGTLIVVSHDRYFLERVTDNQFAILDARLRHLPGGVDEYLRLRALQDAAPTSSAGSAAAGPASGLSGADLRTAKKEVAALERRIGKVQGEVDAARAALAEHDHADYEGLAARMARITAAETDVAAMEERWFVLTEEIG
- the glmU gene encoding bifunctional UDP-N-acetylglucosamine diphosphorylase/glucosamine-1-phosphate N-acetyltransferase GlmU, which produces MSDITATPLAVIVLAAGQGTRMKSRTPKVLHRIGGRALVGHVLATALELEPERMLVVVRHERDLVADAVVTEFPGVQVVDQDDVPGTGRAVEVALEALSEFEGDVLVLSGDVPLLETATLTDLVRAHREGGAAVTLLSARLDDASGYGRVLRDDAGEVHRIVEQKDATAEEAAVGEINAGVYVFRTASLRSHLALVGTANAQGEKYLTDVVALLRDSRLGVSATVAPDAAAALGVNDRVQLAEAARLLNARTVRHWQREGVTILDPATTWIDVTATLAPDVTVLPGTQILRSTTIAEGATVGPDTSLVDCEVGEDAVVSRTDATLAVIGAGATVGPFAYLRPGTYLGDKGKIGTFVETKNSTIGEGSKVPHLSYIGDTTIGVGVNLGAGAITANYDDISKHRTEIGDHVHAGSHNVFVAPVRIGDGAKTGAGAVIRKDVPAGALALSVAPQRNVEGWVEKNRPGTPAADAVSRSTQEADDGAQEQDR
- a CDS encoding ABC transporter substrate-binding protein, which gives rise to MNILKKGRVALGVIAVGAVVALAGCAQGDPTAPETGDAAGGGSSSTIIVGSFAFPESEILGEIYAQALTAKGFDVQTKFNIGPRQQTIPALQDGSINLIPEYNGNLLAYYDTAFTQRTTEDVDSALTDAVAADELTVYSSAEAEDKDAYVVTSDYATANGLTSIGDLSKVQPLTLGANPQFAELGYGLPGLASVYGVDQVTFVPYEDFGGPDTVKALVDNTVQVADIYTTSPALKAENLTVLEDPENLIAAQNVIPLLSSSIDTPELKEVLDAVSAKLTTDDLITLRDRVEGDEQASANTAAADWLKEAGLL